In Lactobacillus sp. PV012, one genomic interval encodes:
- a CDS encoding P-loop NTPase fold protein, translating to MYEENPFDAEFGGIPELYLDFNEDAKKYANKIHRSKKHPTYSLFITGVRGSGKTVFMNKIGQELNKYEDTIVITLHNTDDLFRIMYIKLAPMLEKVKKWNTSISIKFPFISVNFAEASEKHDEIYYKTEITKILKLLKQANLRVAFCIDEVSNTPAIQKLAEEFNDWSLNELQVSIIMTGLLKEVSELSSTHNLTFLVRADRFHIKNLQPLSMAQTYMKVLGISSREAEKMAVATQGYAYAFQLIGDLMFENLIERKDFAQAWDYSQLAFKDILFNQAYDVIAHELTEIDFQFLYAMGKDGTISTIIEDMGKSKQYVNGYRTKLIKYGLIKPIIRGKLGYTLPLFKEFIQRKYDELNWG from the coding sequence ATGTACGAAGAAAATCCATTTGATGCAGAATTTGGTGGAATTCCAGAATTGTATTTAGATTTTAATGAAGATGCAAAAAAATATGCTAATAAAATTCATCGCTCAAAAAAACATCCTACCTATTCTCTTTTCATTACTGGTGTACGTGGTTCAGGGAAAACCGTTTTCATGAATAAAATAGGACAAGAACTGAACAAGTATGAAGATACTATTGTGATTACTCTTCACAATACTGATGACTTGTTTAGAATAATGTATATTAAATTAGCTCCGATGTTAGAAAAAGTAAAAAAGTGGAATACTTCAATCTCAATTAAATTTCCTTTCATTTCGGTGAATTTTGCAGAAGCCAGTGAAAAACATGATGAAATATACTATAAAACTGAAATAACAAAAATTCTAAAGTTATTAAAACAAGCAAATTTGAGAGTGGCATTTTGTATTGATGAGGTTTCGAATACACCTGCAATCCAGAAACTAGCAGAAGAATTCAATGATTGGAGTCTCAATGAACTTCAAGTTTCGATTATTATGACGGGATTATTAAAAGAAGTTTCTGAACTGTCTAGTACTCACAACTTAACTTTCTTAGTTCGTGCTGATCGGTTTCATATTAAGAACCTACAACCACTATCAATGGCTCAAACTTACATGAAGGTATTAGGTATTAGTAGTAGAGAAGCTGAAAAAATGGCTGTAGCTACTCAAGGATACGCCTACGCTTTCCAATTAATTGGAGACTTGATGTTTGAAAATTTAATAGAAAGAAAAGATTTTGCTCAGGCATGGGACTATTCACAGTTAGCCTTCAAAGATATTTTGTTTAACCAAGCCTATGATGTAATTGCTCACGAATTAACAGAAATAGACTTTCAATTTTTGTATGCAATGGGTAAAGATGGAACAATTAGTACTATAATTGAAGACATGGGCAAGAGTAAGCAATATGTAAATGGCTACCGGACTAAATTAATTAAATATGGCTTAATCAAACCTATTATTCGAGGCAAGTTAGGCTATACACTTCCTTTGTTTAAAGAATTCATTCAAAGAAAATATGATGAGCTAAATTGGGGATGA
- a CDS encoding putative ornithine decarboxylase yields MNYLDIALGKNITLPQTSQWNFVKLTADVNPATLAAIVIDGKNQAELELIQKLKTTSGLNPTLIKLPSNPDEQMLQKVFAQASAYYEKMVPQYLQDLISFSQTQPISFTTPGHHNGQYYDKHPSGVVFNRFFGKNLMYADTSDTVPQLGDMMTHEGGPLSAEQQAARTYHADKVYFCTNGTTSANSICSSALLTEDDLVLFDRNNHKSLYNSALVMTGARPVYLPTDRNALGLIGEINSQALNEEAIRKEIAKVDPQRAKANRPFRLAIIQLETYDGIFQNPKYIIDKIGSLCDYILFDCAWAGFENFLPIMAKISPLNLELGPDDPGFLVTQSLHKQQAGMGQASQILKKDSHLKGQRRYVDHKHFNNAYLKFVTTSYSYPLYASLVVNSALTAGSGNKLWWDKILRLGIDFRKQLLAKSQLFRPFVSENFANYTTEELATTPQLWELTLQDKWHGFSQIAPHQAIIDPMKITLATPGIDNSGAKYTATGLPAPIVSEFLMEKDIIRAKNDLYSLLFLLTPGDTEQDLTILLNALLEFEELYLHDAALSQVLPKLAAQYPERYRDYTIQQLANEMHKYYSTNKTFSLQKDLFAKKDFQNYSLTPKIADQKFMKNQSELVDLAQVKNRIALEGALPYPPGIFVVAPGEIWTKTAQQYFEVLLGAIEQFPGFVPEIQGVYFNKDKNGTLKVQAEVLKENN; encoded by the coding sequence GTGAATTATTTAGATATTGCTCTAGGCAAAAATATTACCTTACCCCAAACTTCACAATGGAATTTTGTAAAGCTTACTGCTGATGTCAATCCAGCCACGCTAGCTGCCATTGTAATTGATGGTAAAAATCAAGCTGAACTTGAGCTAATTCAAAAATTAAAAACTACTAGTGGTCTCAATCCTACCCTTATTAAACTTCCTTCTAATCCGGATGAACAAATGTTACAGAAAGTCTTTGCTCAAGCCAGTGCTTACTATGAAAAGATGGTACCCCAATATTTGCAAGATTTAATCAGCTTTTCTCAAACTCAACCAATAAGTTTTACTACTCCTGGCCACCATAATGGTCAATACTACGATAAACATCCCTCAGGAGTCGTCTTCAATCGCTTTTTTGGCAAAAATTTAATGTACGCTGACACCAGTGACACTGTTCCCCAACTTGGTGATATGATGACTCACGAAGGTGGGCCGCTAAGTGCTGAACAACAGGCTGCAAGGACATATCATGCGGACAAAGTTTATTTTTGTACTAATGGAACAACTAGTGCCAATTCAATTTGTAGTAGTGCCTTGCTAACAGAAGATGATTTAGTATTATTTGATCGTAATAATCATAAATCTCTTTACAATAGTGCCTTAGTAATGACGGGAGCACGTCCTGTTTATTTACCAACCGACCGTAACGCTTTGGGACTCATTGGCGAAATAAATTCTCAGGCTCTTAATGAAGAAGCAATTAGAAAAGAAATTGCCAAAGTTGATCCCCAGCGTGCTAAAGCTAACCGGCCCTTTCGTCTAGCAATTATTCAACTAGAAACCTATGACGGAATTTTTCAAAATCCAAAATATATTATTGATAAAATTGGATCTTTATGCGACTATATCTTATTTGATTGTGCCTGGGCTGGGTTTGAAAACTTTTTACCAATTATGGCAAAGATATCTCCGCTTAATTTAGAATTAGGCCCTGACGATCCAGGATTTTTGGTCACCCAATCACTCCACAAACAGCAAGCAGGAATGGGCCAAGCCTCACAAATTTTAAAAAAAGACAGTCATCTCAAGGGGCAACGCCGTTATGTAGATCATAAGCACTTCAATAATGCCTACCTTAAATTTGTAACAACTAGTTATTCTTATCCGCTTTATGCTTCACTAGTTGTTAACTCTGCTTTGACTGCTGGTAGTGGCAATAAGTTATGGTGGGATAAAATTCTACGACTAGGGATTGATTTTCGCAAGCAACTTTTAGCTAAATCACAGCTTTTCAGACCTTTTGTTTCTGAGAACTTTGCTAACTACACTACAGAAGAGCTAGCAACTACTCCCCAACTTTGGGAACTTACTCTGCAAGACAAGTGGCATGGTTTTAGCCAAATTGCTCCTCACCAAGCAATCATCGACCCAATGAAAATCACCCTTGCTACACCAGGAATTGATAATTCTGGAGCAAAATACACTGCCACTGGCTTACCGGCGCCTATTGTTTCTGAATTTTTAATGGAAAAAGATATTATTCGTGCGAAAAATGACCTTTATTCTTTGCTTTTCTTATTGACCCCAGGTGATACTGAACAGGATTTAACTATCTTATTAAATGCGCTCTTAGAATTTGAAGAACTTTACTTACACGATGCTGCTTTAAGCCAAGTTTTACCAAAGTTAGCTGCACAATATCCTGAACGTTATCGTGACTATACCATCCAGCAATTAGCGAATGAAATGCACAAATACTATTCTACGAACAAAACTTTTTCTCTTCAAAAAGATTTATTTGCAAAAAAGGACTTTCAAAATTATTCTTTGACACCAAAAATTGCTGACCAAAAGTTTATGAAAAATCAAAGTGAGTTAGTGGACTTAGCGCAAGTAAAAAATCGCATTGCTTTAGAAGGAGCTCTACCTTATCCACCAGGGATTTTTGTAGTTGCACCAGGAGAAATTTGGACTAAGACAGCTCAGCAATATTTTGAAGTTCTGCTAGGCGCAATTGAACAATTCCCTGGATTTGTACCGGAAATTCAAGGAGTCTATTTTAATAAAGATAAAAATGGTACACTAAAGGTCCAAGCGGAAGTTTTGAAAGAAAATAATTAA
- a CDS encoding C40 family peptidase, with the protein MNIKRHFIKLSAAAALTLTGVAVTSHNDASHHNVQAATKKTVKINKQVNASSSYNHGKATAKVLAVGSTYKVTDNAVDSTGVHWYKIGTDAWVSEKDATYTVTKTKPKKKAVKAVSQAPAATTTNTSAVAQKVINLAKKQIGKPYVWGATGPSSFDCSGLTSYVFSKAAGKNIGRTTYVQLNAGKRVSISNLKPGDLVFWGNYHVGIYLGNNQYIHAPQPGQNVTTATISSYFYPSYGVRVL; encoded by the coding sequence TTGAATATCAAACGTCACTTTATCAAATTATCTGCCGCAGCTGCTTTAACTTTAACCGGTGTAGCAGTTACTTCACACAATGATGCTTCTCATCACAATGTGCAAGCAGCTACAAAGAAGACTGTTAAGATTAACAAACAAGTTAATGCCAGTTCTTCATACAACCACGGCAAAGCTACTGCAAAAGTTTTAGCAGTTGGTTCTACTTATAAGGTAACTGATAATGCCGTTGATTCAACTGGTGTTCATTGGTACAAGATCGGAACTGATGCTTGGGTATCTGAAAAGGACGCAACTTACACTGTAACTAAGACTAAGCCTAAGAAAAAGGCAGTTAAAGCTGTTTCTCAAGCTCCAGCAGCAACCACTACTAATACTTCAGCTGTTGCTCAAAAAGTTATTAACTTAGCCAAGAAACAAATTGGTAAACCTTACGTATGGGGTGCTACTGGTCCATCTAGCTTTGACTGCTCAGGACTTACTTCCTATGTATTTAGCAAAGCTGCTGGTAAGAATATTGGTCGTACAACTTATGTACAATTAAATGCTGGTAAGAGAGTTTCTATTTCAAACTTAAAACCAGGTGATTTAGTATTCTGGGGTAACTACCACGTAGGTATTTACTTAGGTAACAACCAATACATTCATGCTCCACAACCAGGTCAAAATGTAACTACTGCTACTATTAGTAGCTACTTCTACCCATCATACGGAGTGCGTGTACTTTAA
- a CDS encoding ABC transporter ATP-binding protein, which translates to METIVKVENLVKTYGKQGKRQYTALRGINFEVQKGEFVGIMGASGSGKTTLLNILSTLDTPTSGKVVINGQDITQLKKKQLADFRGQEIGFIFQDFNLLDNLTNQENIALPLSLQNVKTKQIEIKVRKIAKRLGIEKILEKYPAEISGGQKQRVAAARALIHDPAILFGDEPTGALDSKSATELLNTMSDLNKNDQVSILMVTHDPYSASYADRILFIQDGKIGQELRKDNESREEFYQKIISKLGQR; encoded by the coding sequence ATGGAAACAATTGTTAAAGTAGAGAATCTTGTGAAAACTTATGGAAAACAGGGAAAGAGACAATATACAGCATTAAGAGGAATCAATTTTGAAGTACAAAAAGGAGAGTTTGTGGGAATTATGGGAGCATCTGGCTCTGGTAAAACAACTCTTTTAAATATCTTATCAACACTGGATACGCCAACAAGTGGGAAAGTAGTCATCAATGGCCAAGATATTACTCAACTAAAGAAAAAGCAATTAGCAGATTTTCGTGGACAAGAAATAGGCTTTATTTTTCAAGATTTCAACTTGCTAGATAATTTAACTAACCAAGAAAATATTGCTTTGCCACTTTCTTTGCAAAATGTAAAAACCAAACAAATAGAAATAAAAGTTAGAAAAATTGCTAAACGCTTGGGAATTGAAAAAATTTTGGAAAAATATCCTGCCGAAATATCTGGTGGTCAAAAGCAAAGGGTCGCTGCTGCCCGCGCATTAATTCATGATCCAGCAATTTTGTTTGGAGATGAACCAACAGGAGCCTTAGATTCAAAAAGTGCGACTGAACTCTTAAATACAATGAGTGATTTAAATAAAAATGATCAGGTTTCGATCTTAATGGTTACCCACGATCCTTATTCTGCTTCTTATGCAGATCGAATTTTGTTTATCCAAGATGGTAAAATCGGTCAAGAACTGCGAAAGGATAATGAGAGTCGGGAAGAATTCTATCAAAAGATTATTAGTAAATTAGGTCAACGATAA
- a CDS encoding FtsX-like permease family protein yields MLIKLALNGIKTRFKDYLILFSGLTLASAIFYMFLSIALNQSFLKSNVAVVKFSMTQQIFKFGIALLAIIILIYLIYANNFLLSMRKKTYGTYMMLGARPAKIGILIFVETLIVGLVATGIGIVIGIGLTQWVATLLVKSLGLLIHQFIGFYFPAIIGTGIFFTALFFLAALWNRRQLVNTKIILLLKEDTKPVQFSKNKIWHGIEALLGIGLLALGYWAIFNIIKLKNAGIGISFFAIVVGTYFTFDAVFSVVIDMLRTTKQFHYHKLHSFTLGQLKFRLKSYTRLLSVISLLFALALGAITVGLNFNRLTDEQLQSVYYDAILYQKDAAVKKQLKKIEVQHQAVISVKEVGKDSEGNARYYVSEESIDQGIKTQKSYEKNGQYKFKTVTYSLKQVMTENSDQNIEFAQFLPKLGAKFTVVSTKKFAQTKGKTEKIYLLKLAHFKQNFANIKKLQALGLAGMPTDFKNSLNTKVDIYETISGLAAGFEFMGFFLGLAFLAMLASTLMFKVLSGAAQDVPRYRMLEKIGVQSRMLTVSIFQEIGVLFALPALLGVLDVICGLQLFKIIFANPYNQIWIPFTLFGVLYVIYYIITVLIYRAIVLSGEKYNVQK; encoded by the coding sequence ATGCTTATTAAATTAGCTCTCAATGGCATTAAAACTCGTTTCAAAGATTACTTAATTTTATTTTCTGGGTTAACGCTGGCTAGTGCAATTTTTTATATGTTTTTGTCAATTGCCCTTAATCAAAGCTTTTTAAAGAGTAACGTAGCAGTTGTAAAATTTTCAATGACGCAGCAAATTTTTAAATTTGGAATTGCATTGCTAGCCATTATTATTTTAATTTATTTGATCTATGCCAATAATTTTTTGCTAAGTATGCGTAAAAAGACATATGGCACCTATATGATGTTAGGAGCACGGCCAGCAAAAATAGGAATATTAATTTTCGTAGAGACATTGATTGTAGGGTTAGTTGCAACAGGAATTGGTATTGTTATTGGAATAGGACTTACTCAATGGGTAGCAACTCTCTTAGTGAAGTCGTTGGGTCTTTTAATCCATCAATTCATTGGCTTTTATTTCCCGGCAATAATAGGCACAGGAATATTTTTTACAGCATTATTCTTTTTGGCAGCTCTTTGGAATCGTCGTCAGTTAGTTAACACCAAGATTATCTTACTTTTAAAAGAAGATACCAAGCCGGTGCAATTTAGCAAAAATAAGATTTGGCATGGTATTGAAGCTTTATTAGGAATTGGACTTTTAGCATTAGGATATTGGGCAATTTTTAATATTATTAAGCTCAAGAATGCGGGAATTGGAATTAGTTTCTTTGCGATTGTTGTTGGAACTTATTTTACTTTTGATGCTGTCTTTAGTGTGGTAATTGATATGTTACGTACCACTAAGCAATTTCACTATCACAAGCTCCACTCTTTTACTTTAGGACAATTGAAATTTCGTCTAAAGAGTTATACACGGTTGCTATCAGTTATTTCTTTACTTTTTGCCTTAGCCTTAGGAGCGATTACTGTTGGGCTGAATTTTAATCGCTTGACTGATGAACAATTACAGTCTGTTTACTATGACGCTATTTTGTACCAAAAAGATGCAGCAGTTAAAAAACAATTGAAAAAAATAGAGGTGCAACATCAAGCCGTAATTTCAGTCAAAGAAGTAGGCAAAGATTCAGAAGGAAATGCACGTTACTATGTGTCAGAAGAGAGTATTGACCAAGGAATTAAAACGCAAAAAAGTTATGAAAAAAATGGTCAGTATAAGTTCAAAACAGTTACTTATTCACTTAAGCAAGTAATGACTGAGAATTCTGATCAAAATATCGAATTTGCACAATTTTTACCAAAATTGGGAGCAAAATTTACAGTAGTTTCAACTAAAAAGTTTGCTCAGACAAAAGGCAAAACTGAGAAGATATACTTACTTAAGCTTGCACATTTTAAGCAAAATTTTGCTAATATTAAAAAATTGCAGGCTTTGGGGTTAGCAGGGATGCCAACTGATTTCAAAAATTCTCTCAACACAAAAGTAGATATTTATGAGACAATTTCAGGTTTAGCAGCAGGCTTTGAATTTATGGGCTTCTTTTTAGGATTAGCATTTTTAGCAATGCTTGCTTCTACATTAATGTTTAAGGTATTAAGCGGTGCTGCCCAAGATGTACCTCGCTATAGGATGTTAGAAAAAATTGGTGTTCAATCCAGAATGTTAACAGTATCTATTTTCCAAGAGATTGGTGTTCTATTTGCTTTACCGGCACTTTTAGGAGTATTAGATGTAATTTGTGGTTTACAACTTTTTAAGATAATTTTTGCTAATCCGTATAATCAAATTTGGATTCCCTTTACTCTTTTTGGAGTATTATATGTAATTTATTACATTATTACCGTGTTAATATATCGGGCAATTGTGCTAAGTGGGGAAAAGTATAACGTGCAAAAGTAG
- a CDS encoding APC family permease, giving the protein MEHMEYIEPKKKHYMAWPIIALIDFVTIISFENIFYPFQNQGLSVVISWIFLFFSYVLPYALISAQMSLTFDNQAGGLASWVRHSSNDTLGYWTSWMYWVQSVPYIVDVSNSVIVSFSWMILGNNSLDKKMSTFWFGILTFVIILAFILLENLLKNSLEVLSLIGGGAMFIMSFLFVLLAGYAVMHGHHIATQPFNWGAFKPSFSLNYFSTTGLLIFAISGAELAAPYVSEMKNPKRDFPKSMWMLALMTGFLTIFGTLALAMFFNAHHIPNDFKMNGPYYAFQLLGQSLGMGKILMYIFAVVQAVFMMAQLAVLLDASSRVFAGDVADKFMPKWLTKKNKNGRPIHSYTITAGLSLFLLLLTGTLPNINTIYNWLLNVNGIISPYKTCWVFFAFVAMRMQQEKYHSSYVFIKNKTGALTVGFWCLIFTFVCATLGFIPQNVAFGTSGFSHQLIMNIITVLVLFGLGFVMPWLRKREQAREELM; this is encoded by the coding sequence ATGGAACATATGGAGTATATTGAGCCTAAGAAGAAGCATTATATGGCGTGGCCAATTATTGCTTTAATTGACTTTGTAACAATTATTAGTTTTGAAAATATTTTTTATCCTTTTCAAAACCAAGGGCTTTCAGTAGTTATCTCATGGATCTTTCTATTCTTTTCATACGTTTTGCCCTATGCGTTAATTTCTGCACAAATGAGCTTAACGTTTGATAATCAAGCTGGAGGTCTTGCATCTTGGGTCCGGCATAGTAGTAATGACACTTTAGGATACTGGACAAGTTGGATGTATTGGGTGCAAAGTGTGCCTTATATTGTGGATGTTTCAAACTCAGTTATTGTTTCGTTTAGTTGGATGATTTTAGGAAATAATTCTTTAGACAAAAAGATGTCCACCTTCTGGTTTGGAATCTTAACTTTTGTAATCATTCTGGCTTTTATTTTGCTAGAAAATTTATTAAAAAATTCTCTTGAAGTCCTTTCCTTAATTGGTGGTGGGGCAATGTTTATCATGTCATTTTTATTTGTGCTTTTGGCAGGTTATGCGGTAATGCACGGACACCATATTGCTACCCAACCATTTAACTGGGGTGCCTTTAAGCCATCATTTAGTTTGAATTACTTTTCAACAACAGGACTTTTGATTTTTGCAATTTCTGGGGCAGAATTAGCTGCACCTTATGTCTCTGAAATGAAAAATCCCAAGCGTGATTTCCCTAAGTCAATGTGGATGTTGGCATTGATGACAGGATTTTTGACGATTTTTGGGACATTAGCTTTAGCGATGTTTTTCAATGCTCACCATATTCCAAATGACTTTAAGATGAATGGCCCTTACTACGCCTTTCAGCTACTAGGACAAAGTTTGGGAATGGGTAAAATTTTGATGTATATCTTTGCAGTAGTGCAGGCAGTCTTTATGATGGCGCAACTAGCAGTGTTGCTAGATGCTTCAAGTAGAGTATTTGCAGGGGATGTTGCGGATAAATTCATGCCTAAATGGCTAACAAAAAAGAATAAAAACGGCCGCCCAATCCATAGTTATACTATTACTGCAGGACTTAGCCTATTTTTACTATTGTTAACTGGAACTTTGCCTAATATTAATACCATCTACAATTGGCTTTTGAATGTTAATGGTATCATTTCTCCATATAAAACTTGTTGGGTATTCTTTGCCTTTGTAGCAATGCGGATGCAACAAGAAAAATATCATTCAAGTTATGTGTTCATCAAAAATAAAACTGGTGCGCTAACTGTAGGATTCTGGTGTCTAATCTTTACGTTTGTATGTGCAACACTAGGTTTTATTCCACAAAATGTAGCTTTTGGAACTAGTGGCTTTAGTCACCAATTAATTATGAATATAATTACTGTCCTTGTGTTGTTTGGTCTCGGCTTTGTAATGCCATGGCTTAGAAAACGTGAACAAGCACGTGAAGAATTAATGTAG
- a CDS encoding aminotransferase class I/II-fold pyridoxal phosphate-dependent enzyme yields the protein MSLSWKENLPQELQEKVATVEKKIQPRLEEIDNQVLYNQQRVLDLFRKHHVAEEDLVSSTGYGYDDAGRDKLEKIYADYFKVDDALVRPQFASGTHAITVGLFSMLRPKDTLYYLTGTPYDTIQQVIGLVGDKPGNMQEYDINFKTTELKNGEVDYEQARQDIMDPTIKVVAIQRSLGYSTRASFTVEKIKKMIEFIKEVRPDVNIFVDNCYGEFSESIEPTFYGADLMAGSLYKNAGAGIVKSGAFLVGRQDLIDAAGSRLTVPGAGKSEGATWGYLRDMYQGFFMAPHTTGEAIKGMIYTAALCEEMGMDVAPKWDAPRTDIVQTVTFGKPDPMVKFCAAIQHYSPMNSFVDPIPYHQEGYEDQVVMASGSFIEGSTIELSSDGPLRDPYMLYIQGGLSYAHDKIAITRAVKDTFYNDK from the coding sequence ATGAGTTTATCTTGGAAAGAAAACTTACCTCAAGAATTACAAGAAAAAGTTGCTACGGTTGAAAAGAAAATTCAACCCCGATTAGAAGAAATTGACAATCAAGTTCTTTATAATCAACAACGTGTTTTAGACTTATTTAGAAAGCATCATGTTGCCGAAGAAGATTTAGTTTCATCAACTGGTTATGGTTATGATGATGCTGGGCGTGATAAATTAGAAAAAATCTACGCAGACTACTTTAAAGTTGATGATGCCTTAGTACGTCCTCAATTTGCTTCTGGTACGCACGCTATTACTGTTGGACTTTTCAGTATGCTCCGTCCCAAAGACACCCTTTACTACTTAACCGGTACTCCTTATGATACAATTCAACAAGTAATCGGTTTAGTTGGTGACAAACCAGGTAATATGCAAGAATATGATATTAATTTCAAAACCACTGAATTGAAAAATGGCGAAGTTGATTACGAGCAAGCTCGTCAAGATATCATGGATCCTACTATCAAGGTTGTGGCAATTCAACGTTCTCTTGGCTATTCAACTCGTGCAAGTTTTACCGTTGAAAAAATTAAAAAAATGATTGAATTTATCAAAGAAGTTCGTCCTGATGTGAACATTTTTGTTGATAACTGCTATGGTGAATTCTCCGAAAGTATTGAACCTACCTTTTACGGTGCTGATTTAATGGCCGGTTCTCTTTACAAAAATGCTGGTGCTGGTATTGTAAAAAGCGGTGCTTTCTTAGTTGGCCGTCAAGATTTAATCGATGCAGCCGGCAGTCGCTTAACAGTTCCCGGAGCTGGTAAAAGTGAAGGTGCTACATGGGGCTATCTACGTGATATGTATCAAGGTTTCTTTATGGCACCTCACACCACTGGTGAAGCAATTAAAGGAATGATTTATACTGCAGCTTTATGTGAAGAAATGGGAATGGATGTAGCACCAAAATGGGATGCACCAAGAACTGATATTGTTCAAACTGTTACCTTTGGTAAACCTGACCCAATGGTGAAGTTTTGTGCTGCTATTCAACACTATTCTCCAATGAACTCCTTTGTTGATCCTATTCCTTACCATCAAGAAGGATATGAAGATCAAGTGGTAATGGCTTCTGGGAGCTTTATTGAAGGTTCTACTATTGAACTATCTTCTGATGGACCACTTCGTGACCCTTACATGCTTTATATTCAAGGCGGTCTCTCTTATGCTCATGACAAAATTGCCATTACCCGAGCAGTAAAAGATACTTTTTATAATGATAAATAG
- the hflX gene encoding GTPase HflX — protein sequence MKKAFLAGVNINEPNFDYYMTELDELAQANNLEVVGQASQNAESIVAGTYFGKGKVNEIKHLAQGLGAKVLIINDELTPTQIRNLESLTKLEVLDRTELILEIFSNRAKSRQAKLQVQLARLQYELPRLHPSENNLDQQRGGGGFANRGAGETKLEMNRRTIGKQISAIKKELKAITRQEEIKSSRRNNSNLPKVALVGYTNAGKSTTMNNLLATFTENFEKKQVFEKNMLFATLDTSVRRIDLNDESSFILSDTVGFISKLPHNLVESFKATLQEAKDADLLVNVVDSADPNMVQMIDTTKKVLAELGISNIPMITAYNKADLTARNFPQIEGDDILYSAKDPHSINLLADLITKRIFASYEKIDLLLPLNAGKEISYLHEHGQVSKEDYQDDGIHVSVRLSQKDMQKFKQYIK from the coding sequence ATGAAAAAGGCCTTTTTGGCCGGAGTCAACATTAATGAGCCTAATTTTGATTACTACATGACTGAATTAGATGAATTGGCTCAAGCTAATAATTTAGAAGTAGTAGGACAAGCTAGTCAAAATGCCGAAAGCATTGTCGCAGGAACATATTTTGGCAAAGGAAAAGTTAATGAAATTAAGCATTTAGCCCAAGGCCTTGGAGCAAAAGTTCTCATCATTAATGATGAACTAACTCCTACTCAGATTCGTAATTTAGAATCACTAACTAAACTAGAGGTTCTAGATCGCACAGAGTTAATTCTAGAAATTTTTTCAAATCGTGCCAAAAGTCGCCAAGCTAAATTACAAGTCCAACTTGCTCGCCTTCAATATGAATTACCACGCTTGCACCCATCCGAAAATAATTTGGATCAGCAGCGTGGTGGTGGCGGATTTGCCAACCGTGGTGCTGGTGAAACTAAGCTTGAAATGAATCGTAGAACAATTGGAAAGCAAATTAGTGCTATCAAGAAAGAACTTAAAGCTATCACTAGACAAGAAGAGATTAAATCATCAAGACGTAATAATTCAAATCTTCCTAAAGTTGCCTTAGTTGGTTATACGAATGCTGGTAAATCAACTACAATGAATAACTTATTAGCAACTTTTACTGAAAATTTTGAAAAGAAGCAAGTCTTTGAAAAAAATATGCTTTTTGCTACCTTAGATACTAGCGTTCGGCGAATTGACTTAAATGATGAATCTAGTTTTATTCTTTCAGATACAGTCGGCTTTATCTCTAAACTTCCACATAATTTAGTTGAATCATTTAAAGCTACTCTTCAAGAAGCTAAAGATGCAGATCTTTTAGTAAACGTTGTAGACAGTGCTGATCCAAATATGGTTCAAATGATTGATACCACCAAAAAAGTCCTGGCAGAATTAGGGATTAGTAATATTCCCATGATTACTGCATACAATAAAGCCGATTTAACCGCTAGAAACTTCCCTCAAATTGAAGGAGATGACATTCTTTATTCCGCAAAAGATCCTCATTCAATTAACTTGTTAGCTGATCTAATTACTAAACGTATATTTGCTAGCTATGAAAAAATTGATCTCCTCCTACCACTTAACGCTGGTAAAGAAATCTCTTATTTGCATGAACATGGTCAAGTAAGTAAAGAGGATTACCAAGATGATGGCATTCATGTTAGTGTGCGTTTAAGTCAAAAAGACATGCAAAAATTTAAACAGTACATAAAATAA